A single window of Brucella intermedia LMG 3301 DNA harbors:
- a CDS encoding FkbM family methyltransferase has protein sequence MSELFARLFEQDVPWGTGAQELLKVHGINVPITSDEVSPVIWQALTSGSYEAKEARSIFKAVKPGDRVLELGSGIGIITSIIARIADVSVWAFEANPTTAALARRVVDANGLNNVVLSQGILTAGEPSSFRFYVRRDLWMSSMDENQGPYEHAIELFSTNIDEFIAQHGINVLVMDIEGAERDLLQNADLTGVERIFLELHDHLYGLAGIRDMTQALASKGYAYDPRGSQGPCVLFSKDDGAREYEPD, from the coding sequence ATGTCGGAACTCTTTGCTCGTTTGTTCGAACAAGATGTTCCGTGGGGAACCGGGGCGCAGGAATTGCTGAAAGTACATGGGATTAACGTACCGATAACGTCTGACGAAGTTTCGCCGGTTATCTGGCAGGCTTTGACAAGTGGCAGCTATGAGGCCAAGGAAGCACGTTCGATTTTCAAGGCGGTCAAGCCAGGGGATCGTGTACTGGAACTCGGTTCAGGCATCGGAATTATCACCTCCATTATTGCCAGGATAGCGGATGTGTCGGTTTGGGCTTTCGAGGCGAACCCGACAACAGCGGCACTGGCCCGGCGTGTTGTCGATGCCAACGGCCTCAACAATGTGGTGCTGTCACAAGGGATTCTGACTGCGGGTGAGCCCAGTTCGTTCCGCTTTTATGTGCGGCGTGATCTCTGGATGTCGTCCATGGACGAGAATCAGGGGCCTTACGAACATGCCATAGAACTGTTCTCGACCAATATTGACGAATTCATCGCTCAACACGGCATCAATGTCCTCGTTATGGATATCGAGGGCGCCGAGCGTGATCTGCTGCAAAACGCGGATTTGACAGGCGTGGAACGCATCTTTCTTGAATTGCACGACCATCTCTACGGCCTGGCTGGCATTCGGGACATGACCCAGGCGCTTGCGTCTAAGGGCTATGCATATGATCCCCGCGGTTCCCAGGGACCATGCGTATTGTTCTCCAAGGATGATGGTGCGCGCGAATACGAACCCGATTAG